The following proteins are co-located in the Paludibaculum fermentans genome:
- a CDS encoding class II fumarate hydratase, giving the protein MPNDRMERDEMGAVHVPAEALYGAQTQRAVENFPISGMRLGREFIRGLGLIKKASAVANARLGALEPEIASAIGQSAKEVIEGRHDDHFVVDVFQTGSGTSTNMNANEVIARLASKASGREIHPNDHVNRSQSSNDVMPSVLHLAAVEMLEQQLSPAMRRLEEALRSKAREFAGIVKIGRTHLQDAVPLYLGDEFGGYARQVEAAHERIRWSGQALLELPLGGTAVGTRINAPRDFGGVAAQLLSAWTGHAFREAENHFEAQAAREGVAMLAGALKTYAIGLTKIANDLRLLASGPRCGLGEIRLPAIQPGSSIMPGKVNPVILESTLMVCAQVMGYETAVTWCCAGGQLELNAMLPLMAFDLLEMIRLLAAASRNLAERCVEGIQANRETIAHMTEQSYALATALSPAIGHAAAAAIAQEAEESGSTVREVARKRSGLSEERLNELLDLRRLADGG; this is encoded by the coding sequence ATGCCGAATGACCGGATGGAACGCGATGAGATGGGGGCGGTGCATGTCCCCGCGGAGGCACTGTATGGCGCGCAGACGCAACGCGCGGTGGAGAATTTCCCAATCAGCGGAATGAGGCTCGGCCGAGAGTTCATTCGCGGATTGGGGCTGATCAAGAAGGCATCGGCTGTCGCCAATGCGCGATTGGGTGCGTTGGAGCCGGAGATCGCCTCGGCGATTGGACAGTCGGCGAAAGAAGTGATCGAAGGCCGGCACGATGACCACTTCGTGGTGGACGTGTTTCAAACGGGCAGCGGGACCTCGACGAATATGAACGCGAACGAGGTGATTGCGCGCCTGGCCTCGAAGGCGAGTGGACGCGAGATTCACCCGAACGATCATGTGAACCGGAGCCAGTCCAGCAACGATGTGATGCCGAGCGTGCTGCACCTCGCGGCGGTGGAGATGCTGGAGCAGCAGTTGTCGCCCGCCATGCGCCGGCTGGAAGAGGCGCTGAGGAGCAAAGCCAGGGAGTTCGCGGGCATCGTCAAGATCGGCCGGACGCATTTGCAGGACGCAGTACCGCTGTATCTCGGCGATGAATTCGGCGGGTATGCCCGGCAGGTGGAGGCCGCCCACGAGAGGATCCGCTGGTCTGGCCAGGCGCTGCTGGAGTTACCCCTGGGCGGGACGGCTGTCGGAACCCGTATCAACGCACCGCGCGATTTCGGCGGCGTTGCCGCCCAACTGCTGTCGGCGTGGACGGGGCATGCATTCCGGGAGGCTGAGAACCATTTTGAAGCGCAGGCCGCGCGCGAGGGTGTGGCCATGCTGGCGGGAGCCTTGAAGACGTACGCGATCGGCTTGACGAAGATCGCGAACGATCTCAGGCTGCTGGCCAGCGGGCCGCGTTGCGGTCTGGGGGAGATCCGGTTGCCGGCGATTCAGCCCGGGTCCAGCATCATGCCGGGCAAAGTGAACCCGGTGATCCTGGAAAGCACCTTGATGGTGTGCGCCCAGGTGATGGGCTATGAAACGGCGGTGACGTGGTGTTGCGCGGGCGGCCAGTTGGAACTGAATGCGATGTTGCCTTTGATGGCTTTCGACCTGCTGGAGATGATCCGACTGCTGGCGGCCGCGTCTCGGAACCTGGCGGAGCGCTGTGTGGAAGGGATCCAGGCGAACCGCGAGACGATCGCCCATATGACCGAACAGTCGTACGCCCTGGCTACGGCGCTGAGCCCGGCGATTGGCCATGCGGCGGCCGCGGCGATCGCGCAGGAGGCGGAAGAGAGCGGGAGCACTGTGCGCGAGGTGGCGAGAAAGCGCTCCGGGCTCTCAGAGGAACGGCTGAACGAGCTGCTGGACCTGCGGCGGTTGGCCGACGGCGGCTAG
- a CDS encoding ACT domain-containing protein — protein sequence MSDTVQQVEYFHISIPNKPGEAAHVLDVLSQAGVNMMGFCGFPRGARQSQLDFIAEDSSALRRAAESHGLALSDGKQAFVIRGKDRPGAIAAVLDALAQEKIKVTSIQAVSSGEGSYGALLWVRAPDVDRAAAALAALPAIANRGIVDIVDLASDESFPASDPPPWT from the coding sequence ATGTCCGATACGGTTCAGCAGGTGGAGTACTTCCACATATCGATTCCCAACAAGCCGGGTGAGGCTGCGCATGTCCTGGACGTGTTGAGCCAGGCGGGGGTCAACATGATGGGCTTCTGCGGATTCCCGCGCGGAGCCCGTCAGTCCCAACTGGATTTCATTGCGGAAGACTCGAGTGCATTGAGGCGTGCGGCGGAGAGCCATGGCCTGGCGCTGAGCGACGGCAAGCAGGCGTTCGTGATCCGCGGCAAGGACCGGCCGGGCGCAATTGCAGCAGTGCTGGATGCGCTGGCGCAGGAGAAGATCAAGGTCACGTCGATCCAGGCCGTGAGTTCGGGCGAGGGCTCGTATGGCGCATTGCTGTGGGTGCGGGCGCCGGATGTCGATCGAGCGGCGGCGGCTTTGGCGGCTCTGCCTGCCATAGCGAATCGGGGGATCGTGGACATCGTCGACCTGGCGTCGGACGAGTCGTTCCCGGCGAGCGACCCACCACCATGGACGTAA
- a CDS encoding DEAD/DEAH box helicase, which translates to MLIRPSPLSGFDPLVQEWFAARFQQPTAPQVNAWPEISAGRDVLVAAPTGSGKTLAAFLLAIDRLIRAARLGDLPNETQVVYVSPLKALSNDVHKNLELPLAQIAALAKEKGIALAPIRTAIRTGDTPAAERQRMTKHAPHILVTTPESLYILLTADRPRKFLTTVTTVIVDEIHAIVGDKRGSHLALTLARLNALCAKPPQRVGLSATVSPIEEVARFLSPHVSIVDVGHRREMDLSIEVPDDELGAVATSEMWAEIYDRIAAHIRAHRTTLVFVNTRRLSERIAHALSERLGENVVLPHHGSLSRTLRLDAESRLKAGELRAVVATASLELGIDIGTVDLAILIGSTRSIAVALQRIGRSGHWVGARPAGIFIPSTRDDLIECAAIIHAIRSGDLERVEIPRNPLDILAQQIIAETAAQPWRTDDLFDLVRSAYPYRDLDRATFDAVVEMSSEGIATARGRSGALLHRDQVNGWIRGRRGARLAAITSGGAIPENSLYTVVAEPDGTNVGTLDEDFAVESITGDVFLLGTHSWRIRHVMKGRVHVEDAHGAPPSIPFWLGEAPGRSAELSAAVSRLRQRLLQPGGAEWLVAECGMNAAGAIQAIAYVREGVARLGALPTLDTVVAERFFDESGGMQLILHAPFGSRVNRAWGLALRKRFCRTFNFELQAAATDNGIVISLSDRHAFPLELIFQFLKAATARDVLTQALLDAPMFGARWRWNASRALAILRFNGGKRVPPPIQRMRSEDLLAAVFPDQVACAENLTGPIQIPDHPLVNETIDNCLHEAMDLDRLIDVLAAIEKGDIRTVVLDLPAPSVFSHEILNANPYAFLDDAPLEERRARAVQLRQTLRTDLTDGTGILDPAAIAQVAAESWPDVRDADELHDALLTLITMPPEPKWTHFYQQLEQTGRASTHHRNGRPFWVPTEKLEAAGDILSILRGWMESTGPSTLRVLSETLAFPFGDIESAMARLEFEGQVLSGHFSQPAASELEWCNRRVLARIHRTTLGRLRREIAPVTAQQFHAFLAKWQHVAPGTQLHGADGLFEVIRQLQGYEAAASVWESHLLPRRIANYEPELLDDLCLSGDVTWARVSPHPALEEEGRRIRPTKLAPIAMMLRDDSEWLLSRHETESSSESLSHPARDVLELLRSEKALFFTDLVRTTRHLASEVEDALWELVAAGLVTADGFENLRSIIDPKRRRGEGRGRHARPRHSAGRWALVQRTPGDPAERIQKWAEQLLLRWGVLIRDLLARETGAPPWRELLPVLRKLEAQGQIRGGRFIDGFTGEQFARPEALDLMRAVRREADAAGPVDLTTPDPLNLIGILLPGPRIGRLA; encoded by the coding sequence GTGCTCATCCGTCCCTCACCCCTCTCTGGTTTCGACCCCCTGGTGCAGGAGTGGTTCGCCGCGCGTTTCCAGCAACCCACCGCGCCCCAGGTCAACGCCTGGCCCGAAATCTCCGCCGGCCGCGACGTCCTCGTAGCCGCCCCCACCGGCTCCGGCAAGACGCTCGCCGCCTTCCTGCTAGCCATCGACCGTCTCATCCGCGCCGCCCGCCTGGGCGACCTCCCCAACGAGACCCAGGTCGTCTACGTCTCGCCCCTGAAAGCTCTCTCCAACGACGTCCACAAGAACCTCGAACTCCCGCTAGCCCAGATCGCGGCGCTCGCGAAAGAGAAGGGCATCGCCCTGGCCCCCATCCGCACGGCCATTCGCACCGGAGATACCCCCGCCGCCGAGCGCCAGCGCATGACGAAGCACGCTCCGCACATCCTCGTCACCACGCCCGAGTCGCTCTACATCCTCCTCACAGCCGACCGCCCCCGGAAGTTCCTCACCACCGTCACCACAGTGATCGTTGACGAGATCCACGCCATTGTCGGCGACAAGCGCGGCTCGCATCTCGCGCTCACCCTCGCCCGCCTCAATGCCCTCTGCGCCAAACCGCCGCAGCGTGTCGGCCTCTCCGCCACAGTCAGCCCCATCGAGGAGGTCGCCCGCTTCCTCTCGCCCCACGTCTCCATCGTCGATGTCGGCCATCGGCGCGAGATGGATCTCTCCATCGAGGTCCCCGACGACGAACTCGGCGCCGTCGCCACCAGCGAGATGTGGGCCGAGATCTACGACCGCATCGCCGCCCACATTCGCGCGCACCGCACCACCCTCGTCTTCGTCAACACCCGCCGCCTCTCCGAACGCATTGCCCATGCCCTCTCTGAACGCCTGGGCGAGAACGTCGTCCTGCCACACCATGGCAGCCTCTCCCGCACGCTCCGCCTCGACGCCGAGTCCCGCTTGAAAGCCGGCGAGCTGCGCGCCGTGGTCGCCACCGCTTCCCTCGAACTCGGCATCGACATCGGCACGGTCGACCTTGCCATCCTCATCGGCTCCACACGCTCCATCGCCGTAGCCCTCCAGCGGATCGGCCGCTCCGGCCATTGGGTCGGCGCCAGGCCGGCGGGCATCTTCATCCCCTCCACCCGCGACGACCTCATCGAGTGCGCCGCCATCATCCACGCCATCCGATCCGGCGACCTCGAACGCGTCGAAATCCCGCGCAACCCCCTCGACATCCTGGCCCAGCAGATCATCGCCGAAACAGCGGCCCAACCCTGGCGCACCGACGACCTCTTCGACCTCGTCCGCTCCGCCTACCCCTACCGCGACCTCGACCGTGCCACCTTCGACGCCGTCGTCGAAATGTCCTCTGAAGGCATCGCCACCGCCCGTGGCCGCAGCGGAGCCCTGCTCCATCGCGATCAGGTGAACGGCTGGATCCGAGGCCGCCGCGGAGCCCGTCTCGCGGCCATCACCTCCGGCGGCGCCATCCCCGAGAACTCCCTCTACACCGTCGTGGCCGAACCGGACGGAACCAACGTCGGCACCCTCGACGAGGACTTTGCCGTCGAAAGCATCACCGGCGACGTCTTCCTGCTCGGCACCCACTCCTGGCGCATCCGCCACGTCATGAAGGGCCGCGTGCACGTCGAGGACGCCCACGGAGCCCCGCCCTCCATCCCCTTCTGGCTCGGCGAAGCCCCCGGCCGCTCCGCTGAACTCTCCGCCGCCGTCTCCCGCCTGCGCCAGCGCCTGCTCCAACCCGGCGGGGCGGAGTGGCTCGTCGCCGAATGCGGGATGAACGCCGCCGGAGCCATCCAGGCCATCGCCTACGTCCGCGAAGGCGTGGCCCGCCTCGGTGCACTGCCCACCCTCGACACCGTCGTGGCCGAGCGCTTCTTCGACGAATCCGGAGGCATGCAACTCATCCTCCACGCCCCCTTCGGATCCCGCGTCAATCGCGCCTGGGGCCTCGCCCTCCGCAAGCGTTTCTGCCGCACCTTCAACTTCGAACTCCAGGCCGCCGCCACCGACAATGGCATCGTCATCTCCCTGAGTGACCGCCACGCCTTTCCCCTGGAGCTCATCTTCCAGTTCCTCAAGGCAGCAACGGCCCGCGACGTCCTCACCCAGGCCCTGCTCGACGCCCCCATGTTCGGAGCGCGCTGGCGCTGGAACGCCTCCCGCGCCCTGGCCATCCTCCGCTTCAATGGCGGCAAACGCGTTCCGCCGCCCATCCAGCGCATGCGTTCCGAAGACCTGCTGGCCGCCGTCTTCCCGGATCAGGTCGCCTGCGCCGAGAACCTCACCGGACCCATTCAGATCCCAGACCATCCACTGGTCAACGAAACCATCGACAACTGTCTCCACGAAGCCATGGACCTCGATCGCCTCATCGATGTCCTCGCCGCCATTGAGAAGGGTGACATCCGAACGGTGGTCCTGGACCTCCCGGCCCCCTCCGTCTTCTCCCACGAGATCCTCAACGCCAACCCCTACGCGTTCCTCGACGACGCGCCTCTGGAAGAGCGCCGCGCCCGCGCCGTCCAGCTCCGTCAGACCCTGCGCACCGACCTCACTGACGGCACAGGCATCCTCGACCCCGCCGCCATCGCCCAGGTTGCCGCCGAAAGCTGGCCCGATGTCCGCGATGCCGACGAGTTGCACGACGCGCTGCTCACCCTCATCACCATGCCGCCCGAGCCGAAGTGGACCCACTTCTACCAGCAGCTCGAGCAAACCGGCCGCGCCTCCACCCATCACCGCAACGGCCGCCCCTTCTGGGTCCCCACGGAAAAGCTGGAAGCCGCCGGCGACATCCTGTCCATCCTGCGGGGCTGGATGGAATCCACCGGGCCGTCCACTCTCAGAGTCCTTTCCGAAACCCTGGCCTTCCCGTTCGGCGATATCGAAAGCGCCATGGCCCGGCTGGAGTTCGAAGGCCAGGTGCTCAGCGGCCACTTCTCTCAACCGGCGGCCTCCGAGCTCGAGTGGTGCAACCGCCGCGTCCTCGCCCGCATCCACCGCACCACCCTCGGCCGCCTGCGCCGCGAGATCGCCCCCGTCACCGCCCAGCAGTTCCACGCCTTCCTCGCGAAATGGCAGCACGTCGCGCCCGGCACCCAGCTCCACGGCGCGGACGGACTCTTCGAAGTCATCCGCCAACTGCAGGGTTACGAAGCCGCCGCGTCGGTCTGGGAGTCTCATCTCCTCCCGCGCCGCATCGCGAACTATGAGCCCGAGCTGCTCGACGACCTCTGTCTCTCCGGTGACGTCACCTGGGCCCGCGTCTCTCCGCACCCTGCGCTGGAGGAGGAGGGTCGCCGCATCCGCCCCACCAAGCTCGCCCCCATCGCCATGATGCTGCGCGACGACTCCGAGTGGCTGCTGAGCCGTCATGAAACGGAATCCAGCTCCGAGTCCCTCTCCCACCCCGCCCGCGATGTCCTCGAGCTTCTCCGCAGCGAGAAGGCCCTCTTCTTCACGGATCTGGTCCGCACCACCCGCCACCTCGCCAGTGAAGTGGAAGACGCGCTCTGGGAACTCGTAGCCGCCGGCCTCGTCACCGCTGACGGCTTCGAAAACCTGCGTTCGATCATCGATCCCAAGCGCCGCCGGGGCGAAGGCCGAGGCCGCCACGCCCGGCCCCGTCACTCCGCTGGCCGCTGGGCGCTCGTCCAGCGCACCCCCGGCGATCCCGCCGAGCGCATTCAGAAATGGGCGGAACAACTCCTGCTCCGCTGGGGAGTCCTGATCCGCGACCTCCTCGCCCGCGAAACGGGAGCCCCGCCATGGCGCGAACTCCTGCCCGTCCTCCGCAAGCTGGAAGCGCAAGGCCAGATCCGGGGCGGCCGCTTCATCGACGGCTTCACCGGAGAACAGTTCGCCCGCCCGGAGGCACTGGACCTGATGCGGGCCGTGCGCCGGGAGGCGGACGCGGCAGGCCCCGTCGACCTCACCACCCCGGATCCCCTCAACCTCATCGGCATCCTCCTGCCCGGCCCCCGCATCGGCCGCCTGGCCTGA
- a CDS encoding dipeptidase: MSQAIDSFVSSNSGRFLEELNQFLRIPSISTSPEHVSDVAAAAEFVASSLKTAGLENVEIIPTERHPLVYADWLHAPGKPTVLCYGHYDVQPPDPLELWHTPPFEPTVRDGNLYARGSADDKGQMYMHVKAVEALFAVYGKLPINVKFLIEGEEEVGGASITKYVAANPAKLKADVALVSDTALYAEGIPTLCIGLRGLIYMEVEATGPMRDLHSGLYGGAAPNAVYGLIELLAKAKDAGGRIQIPGFYDQVAEPAPAEIASWKSLPFSEAEFLKKEVGASRLTGEADRMVLERVWSRPTLEVHGIAGGFTGAGAKTVIPATATAKVSMRMVPDQDPDQMYAAFEQWVADNTPAGIQTKVRKLSGGPAVIVNPEHPAIHQAAVAFKDIMNADTVFIRSGGSVPIVGDFAHHLGIPTVMMGLGLPDDGLHSPNEKFKLDNFYLGIRTVAHFFEKYGA, from the coding sequence ATGTCCCAGGCAATCGACTCGTTCGTCAGCTCCAACTCCGGCCGCTTCCTTGAGGAACTGAACCAGTTCCTTCGCATCCCCTCGATTTCCACTTCACCGGAGCACGTCTCCGACGTGGCCGCCGCCGCCGAGTTTGTGGCGTCCAGCCTCAAAACCGCCGGACTCGAGAATGTCGAGATCATCCCCACTGAACGGCATCCTCTGGTGTACGCCGATTGGCTCCATGCCCCCGGCAAACCCACCGTACTCTGCTATGGCCACTACGACGTCCAGCCGCCCGATCCACTGGAACTCTGGCACACCCCGCCCTTCGAACCCACCGTTCGCGACGGCAACCTCTACGCCCGCGGCTCGGCCGACGACAAGGGCCAGATGTACATGCACGTCAAGGCGGTGGAGGCCCTCTTTGCCGTTTACGGAAAACTGCCCATCAATGTGAAGTTTCTGATCGAGGGCGAGGAAGAGGTCGGCGGAGCCAGCATCACCAAGTACGTTGCCGCCAATCCCGCTAAGCTGAAAGCCGATGTAGCCCTGGTCTCCGACACCGCCCTGTATGCCGAGGGGATCCCCACTCTCTGCATCGGGTTGCGCGGCCTCATCTACATGGAAGTCGAAGCCACCGGCCCGATGCGCGACCTCCACTCCGGCCTCTACGGAGGAGCGGCCCCCAACGCCGTCTACGGCCTCATTGAACTCCTGGCCAAGGCTAAGGATGCCGGCGGGCGCATCCAGATCCCCGGCTTCTACGACCAGGTAGCCGAACCCGCCCCCGCCGAAATCGCCAGTTGGAAGTCCCTGCCGTTCTCCGAAGCGGAGTTCCTCAAGAAGGAAGTCGGAGCCAGCCGCCTCACGGGCGAAGCCGATCGTATGGTCCTCGAACGCGTCTGGTCCCGGCCCACTCTCGAGGTCCACGGCATCGCCGGCGGCTTCACCGGAGCCGGTGCCAAAACCGTCATCCCCGCCACAGCCACCGCCAAAGTCAGCATGCGCATGGTGCCTGACCAGGATCCTGACCAGATGTACGCCGCCTTCGAGCAGTGGGTGGCCGATAACACCCCCGCCGGTATTCAGACCAAAGTCCGCAAACTCAGCGGCGGACCGGCCGTCATCGTGAACCCCGAACACCCCGCCATCCACCAGGCTGCGGTCGCGTTCAAAGACATCATGAACGCCGACACCGTGTTCATCCGCTCCGGCGGCTCCGTGCCGATCGTCGGCGATTTCGCCCACCATCTGGGAATCCCCACCGTGATGATGGGGTTAGGGTTGCCCGACGACGGCCTCCACTCGCCCAATGAGAAGTTCAAGCTCGACAACTTCTACCTTGGCATCCGCACCGTCGCCCACTTCTTCGAGAAGTACGGCGCGTAG